A single window of Liolophura sinensis isolate JHLJ2023 chromosome 6, CUHK_Ljap_v2, whole genome shotgun sequence DNA harbors:
- the LOC135468779 gene encoding tRNA wybutosine-synthesizing protein 2 homolog produces the protein MTELSGTSAVLVWKKDAQLFRKSLEASGVWDGSRRLKCVGPNQVAIPVLDGATAKKLLEDRWPQRNECMGIEVISLDLPASKTSLLKQPHGILVENIRTLMEKSNIVLTPDMLKTIPKHWQIHGDLILLPSGAFPESKWPDTGSQLWNIVAKALGCQRVARKHAIASDGFRSPQVDLLLGDSAWVEHIDNGIKYSYDMTQCMFSCGNVTEKMRVAQFDCRGETVVDLYAGIGYFTLPFLVHAHAQMVHACEWNPAAAESLRRNLALNGVTEKCVVHEGDNRKICPKGIADRVNLGLIPSSEPGWPVACAALKPEGGLLHIHGNVTTIEPSTAILQGERNSANASGIYDSSESESESNLTEHNCERELNVLSSLGNDRGLAENRPNLHNFSPRTGDSCDTGDGLSPFVSTSGADAQDDMSPAEAIRVCSKSEHWNEEDYVRTDGTSRQLLKTACKAAFPYWLKWAEQSRPVIEEIFYTIYKKSWRTEIHHIEHVKSYAPHVDHIVVDLLCRPK, from the exons AAAAAGTTTGGAAGCTTCTGGTGTATGGGATGGAAGTCGGAGATTAAAGTGTGTGGGGCCAAACCAAGTTGCCATTCCTGTGCTAGATGGTGCCACTGCCAAGAAGCTGTTGGAAGACCGATGGCCACAGCGTAATGAATGCATGGGTATTGAAGTCATAAGTCTTGATCTGCCTGCTTCCAAGACATCCCTACTTAAACAACCTCATGGGATTCTGGTGGAAAATATCAGAACATTGATGGAAAAGTCAAATATTGTTTTGACTCCTGACATGCTGAAAACAATTCCTAAACACTGGCAAATACATGGGGATCTCATCCTTCTGCCTAGTGGAGCATTTCCGGAGAGTAAATGGCCAGACACag GCTCTCAGCTATGGAATATTGTAGCTAAGGCTCTTGGTTGTCAGCGTGTTGCTAGGAAACATGCCATAGCAAGTGATGGCTTCCGATCACCTCAGGTGGACTTGTTGCTTGGAGACAGTGCATGGGTGGAGCATATTGATAATGGTATAAA GTACAGCTATGACATGACACAATGTATGTTTAGCTGCGGTAATGTGACAGAGAAGATGAGAGTGGCACAGTTTGATTGTAGAGGGGAAACTGTGGTGGATCTGTATGCAG GTATAGGCTACTTCACTTTACCATTCCTGGTACATGCCCATGCTCAGATGGTTCATGCCTGTGAATGGAATCCAGCTGCTGCAGAGAGTCTGAGGAGGAACTTGGCTCTGAATGGTGTGACTGAGAAATGTGTGGTACACGAGGGAGACAACAGAAAG ATATGTCCTAAAGGGATTGCAGATCGTGTAAATCTGGGTCTGATTCCTAGTTCGGAGCCTGGATGGCCTGTGGCTTGTGCAGCTCTTAAACCAGAAGGTGGATTGCTGCATATTCATGGTAATGTTACCACCATTGAGCCCAGCACTGCCATTTTGCAGGGAGAGAGGAATAGTGCCAATGCGAGTGGCATTTATGACAgcagtgaaagtgaaagtgaaagcaatTTAACTGAACACAACTGTGAAAGGGAGCTAAATGTGCTATCTAGTCTTGGGAATGATAGAGGCTTGGCAGAAAACAGGCCAAATTTGCACAATTTCTCACCTAGGACAGGGGATTCTTGTGACACTGGAgatggattatctccctttgtcaGTACCAGCGGTGCAGATGCCCAGGATGATATGAGCCCGGCTGAAGCTATACGAGTTTGTAGTAAGAGTGAACACTGGAATGAGGAAGACTATGTTAGAACAGATGGAACATCTAGACAGCTTTTGAAAACAGCATGTAAAGCCGCATTCCCATACTGGCTCAAATGGGCTGAGCAATCTCGGCCAGTGATCGAAGAAATTTTCTACACTATTTACAAGAAGTCCTGGAGGACTGAAATTCATCACATAGAACATGTCAAATCCTATGCTCCTCATGTCGATCATATAGTTGTAGACTTACTGTGTAGACCAAAGTAA